A portion of the Anoplopoma fimbria isolate UVic2021 breed Golden Eagle Sablefish chromosome 15, Afim_UVic_2022, whole genome shotgun sequence genome contains these proteins:
- the selenon gene encoding selenoprotein N — protein MAADVHKTIPEDESNTSHLSPPRSWICRGVWTLLIVASVPLLAFGIQYYQDSQLLQRHEESVRTLGAEGVFLFSSLDTDHDLYLSPEEFKPIVEKLTGITPPVDFEEEVTHDPNGETLTLEAKMQPLLLDSMTKSKDGFLGVSHSSLSGLRSWKSPAVPFSSFSASQFRALLPPKNKGEVGDTWWVIPSELNIFTGYLPNNRYHPPSPKGKEVLIHSLLSMFHPRPFIKSRFAPQGAVACIRASNDFYYDIVFRIHAEFQLNDVPDFPFWFTPGKFTGNIVLSKDASHVRDFHLYVPNDRSLNVDMEWLYGASESSNMEVDIGYLPQLELQSTGPSTPSIIMDEEGNIIDSRDGGREPIQFVFEDIHWTSEISRQEATRRLEVTLYPFKKVSYLPFSEAFERAEAENKLVHSILLWGALDDQSCUGSGRTLRETVLESSPVLALLNQSFISSWSLVRELENMQADEQNPVLSEKARLHLEKYNFPVEMMVALPNGTIVHHINANFFLDETAMKPEEEGATFSFSGGFEDPSTSTYIGFLKEGLEKAKEYLAP, from the exons ATGGCTGCAGACGTGCATAAAACAATCCCCGAGGATGAGAGCAACACTTCACATCTGAGTCCTCCGAGGTCCTGGATCTGCAGAGGGGTCTGGACGCTGCTCATCGTCGCCTCTGTCCCTCTGCTCGCCTTTGGGATCCAGTATTATCAAGACAGCCAGCTCCTCCAACGTCAT GAAGAGAGTGTTCGAACCCTGGGTGCAGAGggggtttttcttttctcctccttggATACCGACCATGACCTTTATCTCAGTCCGGAGGAGTTTAAACCTATTGTTGAGAAACTCACAG GAATTACACCCCCGGTGGATTTTGAGGAGGAAGTGACCCACGACCCCAATGGAGAGACTTTGACATTGGAGGCCAAAATGCAGCCTCTGCTGCTTGACTCCATGACAAAGAGCAAGGACGGTTTTCTAGGG GTGTCTCACAGCTCTCTGAGTGGGCTGCGTTCATGGAAGAGCCCAGCAGTgcctttttcctccttctctgctAGCCAGTTTAGGGCCCTCTTGCCCCCAAAGAACAAGGGGGAAGTGGGTGACACATGGTGGGTGATTCCTAGCGAGCTAAACATCTTCACTGGGTACCTGCCCAACAATCGTTACCACCCTCCCTCACCAAAGGGCAAAGAG GTTCTCATCCACTCCTTGTTGAGTATGTTCCACCCGCGGCCCTTCATCAAATCACGTTTTGCTCCTCAGGGCGCAGTCGCCTGCATTCGTGCCAGCAACGACTTTTATTATGACATTGTATTCAG GATTCATGCAGAATTTCAGCTCAACGATGTTCCAGACTTTCCCTTCTGGTTCACCCCGGGAAAGTTCACCGGCAACATTGTTCTCTCCAAGGATGCATCTCATGTCCGCGACTTTCACCTCTACGTCCCTAATGACAG GTCTCTGAATGTGGACATGGAGTGGCTGTACGGGGCCAGTGAGAGCAGCAACATGGAGGTGGACATCGGATATCTGCCACAG TTAGAGCTACAGTCCACGGGCCCGTCCactccctccatcatcatggatGAGGAGGGCAACATCATCGACAGTCGAGATGGCGGCAGGGAACCGATCCAGTTCGTTTTTGAGGACATCCACTGGACCTCAGAGATCAGTCGGCAAGAAGCCACACGACGCCTTGAGGTCACCCTCTACCCCTTCAAGAAG GTGTCCTATCTGCCTTTTTCAGAAGCCTTTGAGCGAGCTGAAGCAGAGAATAAACTGGTGCATTCCATTCTGCTTTGGGGAGCATTAGACGACCAGTCCTGCTGAG GTTCGGGGCGAACCCTCCGGGAGACAGTCCTGGAGAGTTCGCCCGTCCTGGCCCTGCTCAACCAGAGCTTCATAAGCAGCTGGTCTCTGGTCAGAGAGCTGGAGAACATGCAG GCTGATGAGCAGAACCCTGTGTTGAGTGAAAAGGCCCGATTACACCTGGAAAAGTACAATTTCCCTGTGGAGATGATGGTGGCACTGCCCAATGGAactatt GTCCACCACATCAATGCCAACTTCTTCCTGGACGAGACGGCCATGaaaccagaggaggaaggagcaaCTTTCAGCTTCTCTGGTGGGTTTGAGGACCCCTCTACATCCACTTATATCGGCTTCCTCAAGGAGGGGTTGGAGAAAGCCAAGGAGTACCTGGCACcgtaa
- the znf593 gene encoding zinc finger protein 593 → MGKSRQTGNHKSDKKKNIARTWKTKHKTKDLDQIHSDMKPETAAKLLHQEVDLDVTGCAQHYCLHCARYFVDLRSLKEHLKTKVHKRRLKQLREAPYTQEEAERAAGMGSYITPQKVEVKSQTVEEDMD, encoded by the exons ATGGGGAAGTCcagacaaacaggaaaccacaaaagtgacaaaaagaagaacattGCAAGAACATGGAAGACGAAACACAAGACTAAAGACCTGGACCAGATCCACTCAGACATGAAGCCCGAGACAGCAGCCAAGCTGCTCCATCAGGAGGTGGACTTGGATGTGACAGGATGTGCTCAACACTACTGCTTACACTGCGC GAGGTATTTCGTGGATCTGAGATCCTTGAAAGAGCACCTCAAAACTAAAGTGCACAAAAGACG GCTGAAACAGCTCAGAGAGGCGCCCTACAcacaggaggaggcagagagagcagcGGGGATGGGCTCCTACATTACTCCACAAAAAGTTGAAGTGAAGTCACAGACTGTGGAAGAGGACATGGACTGA